In the genome of Brachypodium distachyon strain Bd21 chromosome 3, Brachypodium_distachyon_v3.0, whole genome shotgun sequence, the window GAAGAGGAAAAATATCATATCTAGCCTGAGATGTTAAAAATTGTTTTACTCACCTCATTTTCTACTTGCAGCTACTTACATTTCTGCAATTTGGAGGATACACTCTAGTAAGGAACTCCAAAGATCTCTTCGAAAGTTTTGGTTTCGAGGATCAGTCTGTAATAATCGGACTGATCATTTTTATGGTATGTCATGTTTATATTTTCGTAAGTATTACATTATCTTGTTTTGGGGATGTTTTTGTTTCCAGATTCTGCCCTAGCAATACTGTTGTTATGAAAtgaatttgaaatcaaatctTGGATTACTTTGTTCATTTAAACCTGCAGTCAGATGCACTGATGGATTTCCAGTATTGTAGTAGTTGTTGCTTGATTGACACATTATATTGCTTTTATGACAGCACACCATAATACCTGTTCAACACCTTCTGAGTTTTTGCCTAAACCTTGTCAGCAGAGCATTTGAATTTCAGGTTCATTCTTCTATTCACCACAAATTTCTTGTATTGCAACTTTGCAAGCATTGAAACATTTGGTTGCAGTTACCTAACACGATTCCAATGTCCAGGCTGATGCTTTTGCCAAGAACCTTGGCTATGCTCCTGAGCTCAGGGCAGCCCTTGTTAAACTACAGGTAATCATTTAAAGGCCCTTCCTATTTTAATTCTGTGTTCCTCTAATTGACCGCGGAATCATTGTACACCTAGCTTGCATATCTGGTCATAATTGATGACTCCATTCTGCAACTTACTTTCACTCTCAGAATTCAATACTGGatattcatgtttttttggTGAACTTAGTTATTACCATTAATGCTCATCTATGTAAATCATAAACATGCTTAGAAAGTATATTCGCGCAAATGTTTCAGTAAACTAATTTGATATCTGTTTGAAAAACTCAGGAAGAGAATTTATCTGCAATGAACACGGATCCATGGTATTCAGCATACCATTACTCCCATCCACCTCTTGTGGAAAGGCTCTCTGCTATTGAAGATCTAGACAGCAAGAAAAAAGACTAAAATGGAAGATGATTGAGCTGATGTCATACATGAAGCGGGAAGTCTTAATCCTATGGTTTGCTATATGGATAGCAACCGGCATACCTGTCATTTTACTTTATGATGTTAAAATGGATTTGATGGATTGGAGCTTTTCCAGAGTTGTGGAAGCATCCAACCATATTTGCAACTCTAGGTTAAGTTCCGTTTATCAATCAACTTACAATCTTACAGATATTAACCTATTTGGTAGTcctttgatgttttttttaaggcgGTAGTCCTTTGATGTTGACAAATAGAAGTGAATCGGACATGGCATGttagacttttttttagaaaacataCATGTTTAGACTTCAGATACATCTTCTATCTTTGAAGTCGTTGTGTTCCTTTCCTTTGCCTACAACAGTACAACTATGTTTACGATCATGACGCATTAGCATCGCATTTGATCAGCGTATAATCTCGGGTAACTCAGCTACGGCAACTGGAAACCAGGAGCCATACGATGAGAGACGAATGACGAGGGCACGTTTACTTTCGATCCAAGGCAAAGTTTCTCCCctccttgctgagcaagaGTAAGAATATTTGGTTTCGGTAGCAACACGAAACACTGGCTTTGTTAGCCAATCTATCCAGCCAAAACTAGAAAATGCTTGCTTTTGCTGAATTCGGCTCCTGCGTCGACATGCATCCCGTTGCAAAGTAGTACGACGAGTCGACGATGCAGAAATTACCACTAACTGCACTGCACGTTGGGCCGGAGAACTAATCTGCCTCGACCTACACGACCCATCCCATAGGTGGTCGTAATTTCAGGAAATTTAAACCGCGGTGGTTTTGAGTTCGTTTTTAACAGTAATTTACTTGCTTGTTCCCCCCTCCCCTGTCTTACACCGCAAAGTGTTATTCCATCCATCTAACGATAAGGGATATATTAGGGTTCAGTTGACCAATcctttgatcacaaattacttcatgaatatgtgactaatatgatcaaaatcataatcataaatAAATATTCTTGAGTAGGAACATAATGGATATGAatatatgtcatataattatatattaatagagtaatttatGATCCAAgtatagataaaaaaaaaagataacatGCTCTTGTTCTTGGAAGGAGGTAGTACGAGTTGTGAGGCTCCGAGCCTCCAACCAAGCGCTCAATCCGAACTGGTTAATCCATTCACCCCTGAGCTCCCATGCTGTCGCTCTCCGCTCCTTCCactcccccgcccccgccaccgcctcctacccgcaccaccgccgccgttggccttcttcgtgggGCCGCGGGGAGGCGGGACGCGCCTCTCACCACGGCACTCCATGCCGTCCTCCTCAAGTCCGGCGCGCTCCACTCTTCCCAGCCCCTCGACGCGCCCAACTCCCTCCTGCACGCCTACGTCCAATGCGGTCTCCACACCCACGCGCTCCATCTGCTCGACGAAACGCCACGCCGTGACGCCGCCACCCACGCTACCTTAATCTCGCTCCACTCCCGCCTTGGCGCGCCCCTGGACGCCTCCCGCGCCTTCGTGGACATGCTGCTGGCTCACGACGCACGTGAGGATGGCGCCATCCCCGCCAACGAGTTCACGGTGGCCGCACTCCTGCAGGCCTGTGGACTCGCCAGGGACGAGAGGCTGGGGAGGATGGTGCATGGCTACCTTGTGACAAATGGGTTCTGCGCTGACCCGTTTGTGGTTGGCTCGTTGGTCAACATGTACGCCAAGGTTGGGGATGTGGTCAGCGCACGGAGGCTGGTCCTCGGATTGGCTTGCAGGGATGTTGTTTCTTGGACTGCAGTTATATCAGGGTGCGTGCTCAATGGGATGCTGTCAGAGGCTCTCGAGGTGTTCATCATGATGCTGGAAGATGGTGTCCTTCCCAACCATGTTACGATGCTGAGTATTATTCAGGCATGCTCTTTGATGGGCCACTCCGGATTGTTCAGTCCGGTGCACGCTCTTGTTGCTCTGTTGGGTCTCAAGGATGACGTTTCAGTGGTGAATTCTCTCATCATGATGTATGCAAAGAATGGCTTTATTGAAGAGGCCGCAAGGCTTTTCGAGGATCTGTACCTTAGGAGAGGAAATTTGTGCTCTAACGCTGATGTTCTTGGCGCGCTTACTTATGGTTGCGCTGTCTCAGGATCTCTGAAGAATGGGAGGGAAGTCCATGCACACTTGATTAAAACGAGTGCTTTCCCAAGCATCAGCATTGAAAACTGCCTCATGGGCATGTATGCTAGATTTGAGGAAGTTGACTCAGCACATTTGGTGTTTAAAGGCATGCAATTTAAAGATATTGTTTCATGGAACACCATGATCTCATGCCTTGCCAAGAGTGACTATGTAAATGAAGCCTTAGAGCTTTTCAGTACTCttcatggtggtggtggtggtggtgggcttgTGCCCGATTTCGTCACGGTCTTGAGTGTAGTGCAAGCATGCTCCAGTGCTGGATTACTACTGCAAGGGCAGATGCTCCATGGATACATTACAAAATATGGATTTGTGCAAGACGTCTCGATCTGCAATGTTCTAATAAGCATGTATGCAAAGTTAGGAAGAATTGATTCCGCTGAGCAGATCTTCAAGCAGATGAATGCTAAGGACCTTGTTTCCTGGAATTCGATGATCAATTCTTACGGGGTACACGGAGATGGTCGTTCAGCTCTAAGGTATTTCTACCAGCTGATAGATGCTGGGACACATACTCCCAATGCTATCACGTTTTTGAGTGTGATATCGGCATGCAGTCACTCTGGTTTGATTTCAGAAGGATACATGTGCTTTGAAAGAATGAGAAAGGACCATGGCATTGAGCCAAGCATGGATCATTATTCTTGTGTAGTTGATCTGTTTGGAAGGTCTGGGAGGTTCACTGAGGCAGAAGAATTTATCAGGGATATGCCTGTTCCTCCCAACTCATCCATTTGGGGACCTCTCCTAGCTGCTTGCCAGCTTCATGGGAATGTTGATCTTGCAGAAAAGGCAGCTAAAGAATTATCAGTCTTGGAACCTGAAAGTGATATATGGAGAGTCTCCTTATCAAATATCTATGCGTTGGCTGAGAGATGGAAAGACTCAGCAAATATTAGGACTGAAATGAAGAGAGTTGGTTTGAGGAAGGAGACTGGGTGGAGTTTTGTAGATGTAGGAGGGGTTGAGGGTTTTAAGTTTGTTTCAGCAGATACAAGGCATCATGACGCCGAACAAATATATGCAGTATGGCACAGTATGAACAAGCACATGGCAGATGTAGCTGGTGATATGCATCAACTGAGTCTGGTGAGTGTAATTTAGTTGATGACAGATGCTTGATGGATTCGTATGCTTGATTTGGTTGTGCCAGAGTGATGGTGCTGACCTTTTGTTATTCACTAGCCTGTTAACTTACtgacatgaaattagtacATCGGTACTGATTGGGATGCTGGTTATAAGTAAAACTAACGAGTAAATATGGTGGAAAGTAGTTCCGATGTTACCATAGGATGATCCAATAAGGTTCAGATACAGATATCCTTAGGTTTGTCGGGGCTATCCTGGTGCTACTCCAATCAGTCATATAAGTTGAAAGGGTAATCTTATGCTGGTCATCGATTTGTACGATCAGTGCAATTTGTTGTCTGTTGGAGAAACATTCTTGTGTGTGTACCCAGCACCCACACGTATGTTGTGAATCCATTCCAACAAATTGCACTATGTATGCATGTTTTTCAGCTGCATGTTTAGTGTATTATAGTCTGCTGGAGAAGCATTCTCATGTACGTGTGGTAAGCTGTGAGTTTGTTGTAAAAGTTTGTGGTACTAGCGTACTACATATCCATAATGTTTTGAGCAGTGGCACTTCATCTAGGTCAACAAAGAGAAATATCAAATCCTGCTTCTGGAGTTCACAAAATGAGCACAGACCGGTTAAGGCGGTTAAGTTGAACACAAATAAACACAGGTTGCCCATACTAAAACTGATTTCTTGTTTGTCTATTTGATTCTTAAATCTGGAAGACAATCAAACGAACTTCCCAAATTATTGCTATCTATCTAGTAGTATCATGTAAAGCCCGAGTATCATTTCATTCATTGCACTAAACTTTATTACTTATCCCCTGAAGCTCCCATATTGACTAGACCACTTACATAAGGGGAAGTGTACTAGTAGCCTCTTGTACACTAGGAATAGAATACAATTCAATCCCTGTATTTGTAGTACTTCCAATACTCTATTTCCTCATCAGGAGAATCACGGTATGGGCAGCTATGCTCCTGTTTTCCCCTAGACTGTCGACTTTCTCATGCGTCTTGGCCTTGAGATTGACAACAGATGGATCCGCTCCTAGGAGGTCACACAAGTTAGATCGGATCGTCTCCTTGAATGGGCTAATTTTTGGTTTTTGCAAGATCAGTGTAGCGTCAAGGTTCCCCAGCTCATACCCTGCTTGATGCATCAGTTTCACCTGAAATTGCATCACAGCCAAAAGGTTTTAAACAGATACAAGCTATGTAAAATTGCATCAATCTCTAAGATCTGTTCCATTAGATCATAGCTTTGTGTGAGAACAGGAAACAACCATGCTCCAATTGGATAACGTTGCATGGAATGACAAAGAGGACAATACACTGTGATGTCAAactgaagagaaaaaaaaactattttcaacTTGCATGAGGCCGTGTAGAGAAATCATCACATGATGAGCTAAAATTCTAAAGCATGGGAATACTTTCTATCCAAAAGTCCAAGAAAGTCAGCTTTCTAAGCACATGGTACATGCCATTTACAAATTCTAAAACGTGGAATGCTTTTTGTCATGGAATGTCAAGAAAGTCCAAGACCAAATTCGTGGTTATTGGTTGTCAGAAGTAATAGCACTCCGTAGGGACCTTATGCAATCAGTGTTGATACAGACCTGATTGAAGCAGCCGTTGCTCATGTTGATGCCCGAACAAAGTCGAACAGTAAAAATGCAGGTatcgttttttttcttccgaaaAGCAAGACAATGCCTCCTCCCGACCAAATGAAGGCATCGCGGAACAATATTAATTAAAGGAACACTTCTTTTGAACAGGTCTAAGATTCAGACTGGCCTAACGACCAATTCAAGTAACTAATTAATCAACACAAACGGCTATATGATAAGAAATTGCGAATTATTGAGCAAAGCCAACACACACGAAAGTTTTGTTCTGATAAAGCATTCCATCATCCAACTACACACAGTATCTCAAGTTCTCAACATGCTCACAGAAGAAAGATGTAATTGCCATCGGACAATAAAATTATGAATGAACTTGAGAAACTCACAGCTTCCTTCATGAACACCGAAGACTCGGCCCCCTTCCACCGGGGGTCGGTATCCGGGAAGATCTGCCCGATGTCCGGCAGCCCCAGGGCGCCAAGAATCGCGTCCACCACGCAGTGCAGCAGCACGTCCCCTGCGCGTTCCACACGTACGGTAACGCAAGGAGGCAAGGAACGGAAACACACGGTAAAGACCAAGCAACGCTAGCGGTAAACGGCACGTACCGTCGGAGTGGGCGTCGCAGCCGCGGTCGTGGGGGATGTTGATGCCACCGATGATGAGCGGGAGACCCGGCTCGAGGCGGTGGAGGTCGAAGCCGTGGCCCACGCGGAACGGGAGGGCCGGCGGCTTCGGCGCCGCGACCACGGCGGGCTGGTGCTCCGCCTGGAGCGCGGCAGCGACCG includes:
- the LOC100821610 gene encoding 2-C-methyl-D-erythritol 2,4-cyclodiphosphate synthase, chloroplastic, which produces MASASSLFLASPIPTAPRTRTNPASSPSPARPSLRLRQPSPAVTVAAALQAEHQPAVVAAPKPPALPFRVGHGFDLHRLEPGLPLIIGGINIPHDRGCDAHSDGDVLLHCVVDAILGALGLPDIGQIFPDTDPRWKGAESSVFMKEAVKLMHQAGYELGNLDATLILQKPKISPFKETIRSNLCDLLGADPSVVNLKAKTHEKVDSLGENRSIAAHTVILLMRK
- the LOC100825222 gene encoding pentatricopeptide repeat-containing protein At1g11290, chloroplastic, producing the protein MLLAHDAREDGAIPANEFTVAALLQACGLARDERLGRMVHGYLVTNGFCADPFVVGSLVNMYAKVGDVVSARRLVLGLACRDVVSWTAVISGCVLNGMLSEALEVFIMMLEDGVLPNHVTMLSIIQACSLMGHSGLFSPVHALVALLGLKDDVSVVNSLIMMYAKNGFIEEAARLFEDLYLRRGNLCSNADVLGALTYGCAVSGSLKNGREVHAHLIKTSAFPSISIENCLMGMYARFEEVDSAHLVFKGMQFKDIVSWNTMISCLAKSDYVNEALELFSTLHGGGGGGGLVPDFVTVLSVVQACSSAGLLLQGQMLHGYITKYGFVQDVSICNVLISMYAKLGRIDSAEQIFKQMNAKDLVSWNSMINSYGVHGDGRSALRYFYQLIDAGTHTPNAITFLSVISACSHSGLISEGYMCFERMRKDHGIEPSMDHYSCVVDLFGRSGRFTEAEEFIRDMPVPPNSSIWGPLLAACQLHGNVDLAEKAAKELSVLEPESDIWRVSLSNIYALAERWKDSANIRTEMKRVGLRKETGWSFVDVGGVEGFKFVSADTRHHDAEQIYAVWHSMNKHMADVAGDMHQLSLVSVI